A window of Streptomyces marispadix contains these coding sequences:
- a CDS encoding PPOX class F420-dependent oxidoreductase: protein MTPPQIAASRYVSLTTFKRDGTAVATPVWAVEDAGELLVWTRADSGKVKRVRNGARVTVTPCDARGRTAQDAESAEGSARLMTEPGGLDRLRKAMGRKYGWQFRVTDTGGALLRLGRRPHIGIAVTF from the coding sequence GTGACGCCACCGCAGATCGCCGCAAGCCGCTACGTCAGCCTCACGACGTTCAAGCGCGACGGGACCGCCGTCGCCACCCCCGTCTGGGCGGTCGAGGACGCCGGTGAACTCCTCGTATGGACCCGCGCCGACAGCGGCAAGGTCAAGCGGGTGCGCAACGGAGCCCGCGTCACGGTCACCCCGTGCGACGCCCGCGGCCGTACGGCACAGGACGCGGAGAGCGCCGAGGGCAGCGCACGGCTGATGACGGAGCCGGGCGGGCTGGACCGGTTACGCAAGGCGATGGGCCGCAAGTACGGCTGGCAGTTCCGCGTCACCGACACCGGCGGGGCCCTGCTGAGGCTCGGCCGGCGCCCCCACATCGGGATCGCCGTCACCTTCTGA